One region of Streptomyces capillispiralis genomic DNA includes:
- a CDS encoding SAM-dependent methyltransferase, with translation MVVMTVDGPSIDSTRPSIARVYDYLLGGKDNYAVDREVGDVFFRDLPGSVAIAFANRAALTRAIAQIVTTTGVRQFIDLGSGLPTADNVHQVAQRHAPESRIVYVDNDPQVLVHGCALLEQNDRTRVVRADVRDPEGVRTHPETLELIDFDRPVAVIFSAILHHVNDEEDPAGIVRHWRDHVPSGSYFFLSHFRSGDNPETVEAERVLQRTFGRGRWRTDEEIASLLDGLEILDPGIVPAPLWRPDTAPNPWSTGGAERELSVWQHLIVAGLARKA, from the coding sequence ATGGTCGTCATGACGGTTGACGGCCCCTCCATCGACTCCACCAGGCCCAGCATCGCCCGCGTCTACGACTACCTGCTCGGCGGCAAGGACAACTACGCCGTGGACCGGGAGGTCGGCGACGTGTTCTTCCGCGACCTTCCCGGTTCGGTGGCCATCGCCTTCGCCAACCGCGCCGCCCTGACGCGGGCGATCGCGCAGATCGTCACGACCACCGGCGTGCGGCAGTTCATCGACCTGGGCAGTGGTCTGCCGACCGCCGACAACGTCCACCAGGTCGCGCAGCGGCACGCCCCGGAGTCCCGGATCGTGTACGTCGACAACGACCCCCAGGTGCTGGTCCACGGCTGTGCGCTGCTGGAGCAGAACGACCGGACCCGGGTCGTCCGGGCCGACGTACGCGATCCCGAAGGCGTCCGCACCCACCCGGAGACCCTGGAACTGATCGACTTCGACCGCCCCGTCGCCGTCATCTTCAGCGCCATCCTCCACCACGTCAACGACGAGGAGGACCCGGCCGGCATCGTCCGCCACTGGCGCGACCACGTGCCCTCCGGGAGCTACTTCTTCCTCAGCCACTTCCGTTCCGGCGACAACCCGGAGACGGTGGAGGCCGAGCGGGTCCTCCAGCGGACCTTCGGCCGCGGCCGGTGGCGCACCGACGAGGAGATCGCCTCCCTGCTGGACGGTCTGGAGATCCTCGACCCCGGGATCGTGCCCGCGCCCCTGTGGCGCCCCGACACGGCCCCCAACCCGTGGAGCACCGGCGGTGCGGAACGGGAACTCAGCGTCTGGCAGCACCTCATCGTCGCCGGGCTGGCCCGCAAGGCGTAG
- a CDS encoding trypsin-like serine peptidase — translation MHIRRTRSAATALLLAVALIPATLTTASAADAPAPTPAAPGVTSGRQSTDPQKVRDFWTPERIARALANEKKDQARIARDATLAGAAAEAPEDRVRSTAPRLTAEAPRVLPARQAGVSATAAAADVPEMPVAQEVPFPQNAPAIVVGKILYTDDAGEEHGCSGASVSADGNNTVWTAGHCVHPGDGRGADGFYDLVLFIPGYRESLETPGEYDAPWGEWVAQSFVAPEAWTQDRDYEDADLAAFTVEAPAGYTNLTDTVGALGYKFGYGSDWPDIIDSGFPGEGYQRTDMDGYTQFYCTGDVVDAMDWNPLDNRLEMNCDMGGGASGGPMATPEGQIVGANSHAEVDDQDQRINDHLYSSDHGDQAVAVINAINDAN, via the coding sequence GTGCACATACGCCGCACTCGCAGCGCCGCCACCGCGTTACTGCTCGCGGTGGCGCTGATACCCGCCACCCTCACCACCGCGTCGGCGGCCGACGCGCCCGCCCCCACGCCCGCCGCACCGGGCGTGACGTCCGGCCGGCAGAGCACCGACCCGCAGAAGGTCCGTGACTTCTGGACACCCGAGAGAATCGCCCGCGCCCTGGCGAACGAGAAGAAGGACCAGGCCCGCATCGCCCGCGACGCCACGCTCGCCGGGGCAGCGGCCGAAGCGCCCGAGGACAGGGTCAGGAGCACCGCCCCGCGGCTGACGGCCGAGGCTCCGCGGGTCCTCCCCGCGCGGCAGGCGGGCGTGTCGGCGACCGCGGCGGCGGCCGACGTCCCCGAGATGCCCGTCGCGCAGGAGGTGCCGTTCCCGCAGAACGCCCCCGCGATCGTCGTCGGCAAGATCCTCTACACCGACGACGCGGGCGAGGAGCACGGCTGCAGCGGCGCCTCGGTCTCGGCCGACGGCAACAACACCGTCTGGACGGCGGGCCACTGCGTGCACCCGGGCGACGGGCGCGGCGCCGACGGCTTCTACGACCTGGTGCTCTTCATCCCGGGCTACAGGGAAAGCCTCGAAACCCCCGGTGAGTACGACGCCCCGTGGGGCGAGTGGGTCGCCCAGTCGTTCGTGGCCCCGGAGGCGTGGACCCAGGACCGGGACTACGAGGACGCCGACCTGGCCGCCTTCACCGTCGAGGCCCCGGCCGGCTACACGAACCTCACCGACACGGTGGGCGCGCTCGGCTACAAGTTCGGGTACGGCTCGGACTGGCCGGACATCATCGACTCCGGGTTCCCGGGCGAGGGCTACCAGCGCACCGACATGGACGGGTACACGCAGTTCTACTGCACCGGTGACGTCGTGGACGCTATGGACTGGAACCCGTTGGACAACCGGCTCGAGATGAACTGCGACATGGGCGGCGGCGCGAGCGGCGGCCCGATGGCCACTCCCGAGGGGCAGATCGTCGGAGCGAACTCCCACGCCGAAGTCGACGACCAGGACCAGCGGATCAACGATCACCTGTACTCGTCCGACCACGGCGACCAGGCCGTCGCGGTGATCAACGCGATCAACGACGCGAACTGA
- a CDS encoding aldehyde dehydrogenase family protein yields MPPPTLTLKSGTSWTDAWQRCLAVAPEAFRDDRVLNLWNAAWQADGRTLPAVSPVDGGPVAGPPRLDRATARQAVRAALDQHRAWRHLPLPERRARVAATLDALAQHRELLALLLVWEIGKPWRLARADVDRAIDGVRWYVDGIDAMLTGRAPLDGPVSNIASWNYPMSVLVHAMLVQALAGNAVIAKTPTDGGVACLTLASALAAREGLPVTLVSGGGGELSEALVRAPEVGCVSFVGGRDSGAAVATAVADLGKRHILEQEGLNTWGIWDHSDWDTLGAVIPTLFDYGKQRCTAYPRFVVQRRLFDDFLAAYLPAVRTLRVGHPLAVEHPDDPCPALDFGPVINAAKAKELHDQVAEAVDRGAVPLHRGTPSDARFLPGQDISAYVQPVTLLDPPRSSPLHHAEPFGPVDTIVLVDTEAELLAAMNASNGALVATLSTDDRSTYDRLAPHIRAFKVGHGVPRSRGDRDELFGGFGASWRGAFVGGELLVRAVTQGPAGERLPGNFPEYQLMP; encoded by the coding sequence ATGCCACCACCCACCCTCACCCTCAAATCCGGCACCTCCTGGACCGACGCCTGGCAGCGCTGCCTCGCCGTCGCCCCCGAGGCCTTCCGGGACGACCGCGTCCTCAACCTCTGGAACGCCGCCTGGCAGGCCGACGGCCGCACCCTGCCCGCCGTCAGCCCCGTCGACGGCGGCCCCGTGGCCGGCCCGCCACGCCTGGACCGGGCCACCGCCCGGCAGGCCGTGCGCGCCGCGCTCGACCAGCACCGCGCCTGGCGCCACCTCCCGCTGCCGGAACGCCGCGCCCGCGTCGCGGCCACCCTCGACGCCCTCGCCCAGCACCGCGAACTGCTCGCCCTCCTCCTCGTCTGGGAGATCGGCAAACCGTGGCGGCTCGCCCGGGCGGACGTCGACCGGGCCATCGACGGCGTGCGCTGGTACGTCGACGGCATCGACGCGATGCTCACCGGACGGGCCCCGCTCGACGGGCCCGTCTCCAACATCGCCAGCTGGAACTACCCGATGAGCGTGCTCGTGCACGCCATGCTGGTGCAGGCACTCGCGGGCAACGCGGTCATCGCCAAGACCCCGACCGACGGCGGCGTCGCCTGCCTGACCCTGGCCTCGGCGCTCGCCGCCCGCGAGGGCCTGCCCGTCACCCTCGTCAGCGGCGGCGGAGGCGAGCTGTCCGAGGCACTGGTGCGGGCGCCCGAGGTCGGCTGCGTCTCCTTCGTCGGCGGCCGCGACTCCGGGGCCGCCGTCGCCACCGCCGTCGCCGACCTCGGCAAACGGCACATCCTCGAACAGGAAGGGCTCAACACCTGGGGCATCTGGGACCACTCGGACTGGGACACCCTCGGCGCGGTGATCCCCACACTGTTCGACTACGGCAAGCAGCGCTGCACCGCCTACCCGCGCTTCGTCGTCCAGCGCCGGCTCTTCGACGACTTCCTCGCCGCGTACCTTCCCGCGGTCCGCACCCTCCGGGTCGGCCACCCGCTGGCCGTGGAACACCCCGACGACCCCTGCCCGGCGCTGGACTTCGGGCCCGTGATCAACGCGGCCAAGGCGAAGGAACTGCACGACCAGGTCGCCGAGGCCGTCGACCGCGGCGCCGTCCCCCTGCACCGGGGCACCCCGTCCGACGCCCGCTTCCTGCCCGGCCAGGACATTTCGGCCTACGTCCAGCCCGTCACGCTGCTCGACCCGCCCCGCTCCTCCCCGCTGCACCACGCGGAGCCGTTCGGCCCGGTCGACACCATCGTCCTGGTCGATACCGAGGCGGAACTGCTGGCCGCCATGAACGCGTCCAACGGCGCCCTGGTGGCCACCCTGTCCACGGACGACCGGTCCACCTACGACCGGCTGGCCCCGCACATCCGCGCCTTCAAGGTCGGCCACGGGGTCCCCCGATCCCGCGGCGACCGCGACGAGCTGTTCGGCGGCTTCGGCGCGTCCTGGCGGGGCGCGTTCGTCGGCGGCGAGCTGCTGGTCCGCGCCGTCACCCAGGGGCCCGCCGGGGAGCGGCTGCCCGGCAACTTCCCGGAGTACCAGCTGATGCCGTGA
- the sucD gene encoding succinate--CoA ligase subunit alpha, which yields MAIHLTKESRVLVQGMTGGEGMKHTRRMLAAGTNVVGGVNPRKAGRNADFDDRRVPVFGSVAEGMDATGADVTVVFVPPAFARPAVTEAADAGIGLAVVITEGIPVHDSVAFVEHARRRGTRVIGPNCPGLISPGQSNAGIIPADITTPGRIGLVSKSGTLTYQLMHELRDTGFSTCVGIGGDPVVGTTHIDCLAAFQEDPDTDLIVLIGEIGGDAEERAAAYVRDHVTKPVVGYIAGFTAPEGRTMGHAGAIVSGSSGTARAKKEALEAAGVRVGDTPTETARQVLAVLNAGG from the coding sequence ATGGCCATCCACCTCACCAAGGAGAGCAGGGTCCTCGTCCAGGGCATGACCGGCGGCGAGGGCATGAAGCACACCCGGCGGATGCTCGCCGCCGGCACCAACGTCGTCGGCGGCGTCAACCCGCGCAAGGCCGGCCGGAACGCCGACTTCGACGACCGCCGGGTGCCCGTCTTCGGCTCGGTCGCCGAGGGCATGGACGCCACGGGAGCCGACGTCACCGTCGTCTTCGTGCCACCCGCCTTCGCCAGGCCGGCCGTGACCGAAGCCGCCGACGCCGGCATCGGACTCGCGGTCGTCATCACCGAGGGCATCCCCGTCCACGACTCCGTCGCCTTCGTCGAGCACGCCCGCCGCAGGGGCACCCGGGTCATCGGCCCCAACTGCCCCGGCCTGATCAGCCCCGGACAGTCCAACGCCGGCATCATCCCGGCCGACATCACCACACCGGGCCGTATCGGCCTGGTCTCCAAGTCCGGCACGCTCACCTACCAACTCATGCACGAGCTGCGGGACACCGGCTTCTCCACCTGTGTCGGCATCGGCGGCGACCCCGTCGTCGGCACCACCCACATCGACTGCCTGGCCGCCTTCCAGGAGGACCCCGACACCGACCTGATCGTCCTCATCGGCGAGATCGGCGGCGACGCCGAGGAACGCGCGGCCGCCTACGTCCGCGACCACGTCACCAAGCCCGTCGTCGGCTACATCGCCGGCTTCACCGCACCCGAGGGCCGCACCATGGGCCACGCCGGCGCGATCGTCTCCGGCTCGTCCGGTACGGCGCGGGCGAAGAAGGAAGCCCTGGAGGCGGCCGGGGTCAGGGTCGGCGACACGCCCACGGAGACGGCGCGGCAGGTCCTCGCCGTCCTGAACGCCGGCGGCTGA
- the sucC gene encoding ADP-forming succinate--CoA ligase subunit beta encodes MDLYEHQARELFEEHGIVVPRAEVTDSPKKAREIARRLGGRVVVKAQVRTGGRGKAGGVKLAADPAAAELTARQMLGMDIKGHTVGTVMLARPVDIEEEFYVSYVLDRAAGRFLAIASAEGGMDIEEVAATRPEAVARVPVDPAEGVTPATASRIAEAAGLPPQTVDVLVRLWEVLVREDALLVEVNPLVRTRDGRITALDGKVTLDDNASFRRTRRGAGHETPQDPLEAAAAAKGLTYVKLDGEVGIIGNGAGLVMATLDVVAGCGARPANFLDIGGGASAQVMADGLSVILSDPSVRSVLVNVFGGITACDAVADGIVRALDTVRLTKPLVVRLDGNNAARGRAVLDAHAHPLVEQVPTMDGAASRAAHLATTP; translated from the coding sequence ATGGACCTGTACGAACACCAGGCAAGGGAACTCTTCGAGGAACACGGCATCGTGGTGCCGCGGGCCGAGGTCACCGACTCACCCAAAAAGGCCCGTGAGATCGCCCGTCGGCTCGGCGGCCGCGTCGTCGTCAAGGCGCAGGTCAGGACGGGCGGGCGCGGCAAGGCGGGCGGCGTCAAGCTCGCCGCCGACCCGGCCGCCGCCGAACTGACGGCACGTCAGATGCTCGGCATGGACATCAAGGGCCACACGGTCGGCACGGTGATGCTGGCCCGGCCCGTCGACATCGAGGAGGAGTTCTACGTCTCCTACGTCCTCGACCGCGCGGCCGGCCGCTTCCTCGCGATCGCCTCCGCCGAGGGCGGCATGGACATCGAGGAGGTCGCCGCGACCCGTCCCGAGGCCGTGGCCCGCGTCCCCGTCGACCCGGCCGAGGGCGTCACCCCGGCGACGGCGTCCCGTATCGCCGAGGCGGCCGGACTGCCGCCGCAGACCGTCGACGTCCTCGTCCGGCTGTGGGAGGTCCTCGTCCGCGAGGACGCCCTGCTCGTCGAGGTCAACCCGCTCGTCCGCACCCGCGACGGACGGATCACGGCCCTCGACGGCAAGGTCACCCTCGACGACAACGCGAGCTTCCGCCGGACGCGTCGGGGGGCCGGGCACGAAACCCCCCAGGACCCGCTCGAGGCCGCCGCGGCCGCCAAGGGCCTCACCTACGTCAAGCTCGACGGCGAGGTCGGCATCATCGGCAACGGCGCCGGACTCGTCATGGCCACCCTCGACGTGGTGGCCGGCTGCGGTGCCCGCCCCGCCAACTTCCTCGACATCGGCGGCGGCGCCTCGGCGCAGGTCATGGCGGACGGCCTGTCGGTCATCCTCTCCGACCCGTCCGTGAGATCCGTCCTCGTCAACGTCTTCGGCGGCATCACCGCCTGCGACGCGGTCGCCGACGGCATCGTCCGCGCCCTGGACACCGTCCGGCTGACGAAACCGCTCGTCGTGCGCCTCGACGGCAACAACGCGGCCCGCGGCCGGGCCGTCCTCGACGCGCACGCGCACCCGCTCGTCGAACAGGTCCCCACCATGGACGGCGCCGCGAGCCGGGCCGCCCACCTCGCCACCACACCCTGA
- a CDS encoding thiamine pyrophosphate-binding protein, translating into MPDETQDVISGGHLVAKALKAEGVDRIYTLCGGHIIDIYDGCVDEGIEVVDVRHEQVAAHAADGYARITGKPGCAVVTAGPGTTDAVTGVANAFRAESPMLLIGGQGALTQHKMGSLQDLPHVDMMNPITKFAATVPDTARAADMVSMAFRECYHGAPGPSFLEIPRDVLDAKVPVPKARVPRQGAYRASTRSAGDPEAVEKLADLLVHAEKPAILLGSQVWTTRGTESAIELVRTLNIPAYMNGAGRGTLPPGDPHHFQLSRRYAFSNADVIVIVGTPFDFRMGYGKRLSPDATVVQIDLDYRTVGKNRDIDLGIVGDAGLVLKSVAEAASGRVNGGASRRKEWLDELRAAEQTALDKRLPQLRSDASPIHPYRLVSEINDFLTEDSIYIGDGGDIVTFSGQVVQPKSPGHWMDPGPLGTLGVGVPFVLAAKQARPDKEVIALFGDGAFSLTGWDFETLVRYDLPFVGIVGNNSSMNQIRYGQAAKYGKERERVGNTLGDVRYDEFARMLGGHGEEVRDPADIGPALRRARESGKPSLINVWVDPDAYAPGTMNQTMYK; encoded by the coding sequence ATGCCCGACGAAACCCAGGACGTCATCTCCGGCGGTCACCTCGTCGCCAAGGCCCTCAAGGCCGAGGGCGTCGACCGCATCTACACACTGTGCGGCGGCCACATCATCGACATCTACGACGGCTGCGTCGACGAGGGCATCGAGGTCGTCGACGTACGGCACGAACAGGTGGCCGCCCATGCCGCCGACGGCTACGCCCGGATCACGGGCAAGCCCGGCTGCGCCGTCGTCACCGCGGGGCCGGGGACGACCGACGCCGTCACCGGAGTCGCCAACGCCTTCCGCGCGGAGTCCCCGATGCTGCTGATCGGCGGTCAGGGGGCGCTGACCCAGCACAAGATGGGGTCGCTGCAGGACCTGCCGCACGTCGACATGATGAACCCCATCACCAAGTTCGCGGCGACGGTGCCGGACACGGCGCGTGCGGCGGACATGGTGTCGATGGCGTTCCGCGAGTGCTACCACGGCGCGCCCGGGCCCTCCTTCCTGGAGATCCCGCGCGACGTGCTCGACGCCAAGGTGCCCGTGCCCAAGGCGCGCGTGCCGCGGCAGGGCGCCTACCGGGCCTCGACCCGCTCGGCCGGCGACCCCGAGGCGGTCGAGAAGCTGGCCGACCTGCTGGTGCACGCCGAGAAGCCGGCGATCCTGCTCGGCAGCCAGGTGTGGACGACCCGGGGCACCGAGTCGGCGATCGAGCTGGTGCGCACCCTCAACATCCCCGCGTACATGAACGGCGCGGGGCGCGGCACGCTGCCGCCCGGCGACCCGCACCACTTCCAGCTGTCACGGCGCTACGCCTTCTCCAACGCCGATGTCATCGTGATCGTCGGTACGCCCTTCGACTTCCGCATGGGCTACGGCAAGCGGCTCTCCCCCGACGCGACCGTCGTCCAGATCGACCTCGACTACCGCACCGTCGGCAAGAACCGCGACATCGACCTCGGCATCGTCGGCGACGCGGGGCTGGTGCTGAAGTCGGTGGCCGAGGCGGCCTCCGGACGCGTCAACGGCGGCGCGTCCCGGCGCAAGGAGTGGCTGGACGAGCTGCGGGCCGCCGAGCAGACCGCCCTGGACAAGCGGCTGCCGCAGCTGCGGTCGGACGCCTCGCCGATCCACCCCTACCGGCTGGTCAGCGAGATCAACGACTTCCTCACCGAGGACTCGATCTACATCGGCGACGGCGGCGACATCGTCACCTTCTCCGGGCAGGTCGTGCAGCCCAAGTCGCCCGGGCACTGGATGGACCCGGGCCCGCTCGGCACCCTCGGCGTCGGTGTCCCCTTCGTGCTGGCCGCCAAGCAGGCACGGCCCGACAAGGAGGTCATCGCCCTCTTCGGCGACGGCGCCTTCTCCCTCACCGGCTGGGACTTCGAGACCCTCGTCCGCTACGACCTCCCCTTCGTCGGCATCGTCGGCAACAACTCCTCGATGAACCAGATCCGCTACGGCCAGGCCGCCAAGTACGGCAAGGAGCGCGAGCGGGTCGGCAACACCCTCGGCGACGTCCGGTACGACGAGTTCGCGCGGATGCTGGGCGGTCACGGCGAGGAGGTCCGCGACCCCGCCGACATCGGCCCCGCCCTGCGCCGCGCCCGCGAGTCGGGCAAGCCGTCGCTGATCAACGTCTGGGTGGACCCGGACGCGTACGCCCCCGGAACCATGAACCAGACCATGTACAAGTGA
- the frc gene encoding formyl-CoA transferase: MTPKALEGIRVLDMTHVQSGPSATQLLAWLGADVVKLEAPTGDITRKQLRDLPDVDSLYFTMLNCNKRSITLNTKTERGKEILTELIRRSDVMVENFGPGAVDRMGFTWDRIQEINPRIVYASIKGFGEGPYTNFKAYEVVAQAMGGSMSTTGFEDGPPLATGAQIGDSGTGVHAVAGILAALFQRERTGRGQRVNVAMQHAVLNLCRVKLRDQQRLTRGPLAEYPNEDFGDEVPRSGNASGGGQPGWAVRCAPGGPNDYVYVIVQPVGWKPLSELIGRPELAEDPEWATPEARLPKLNKMFQLIEEWSSTLPKWEVLERLNAHNIPCGPILSTKEIIEDASLAANEMVVTVPHPERGEFVTVGSPLKLSDSPVAVTSSPLLGEHNEEVYVGELGLGDEELRLLKSNGVI, encoded by the coding sequence ATGACCCCCAAGGCACTTGAGGGCATCCGCGTCCTGGACATGACGCACGTCCAGTCCGGGCCCTCCGCGACCCAGCTGCTGGCCTGGCTCGGCGCCGACGTCGTCAAGCTGGAGGCGCCGACCGGCGACATCACGCGCAAGCAGCTGCGCGACCTGCCGGACGTCGACTCCCTCTACTTCACCATGCTCAACTGCAACAAGCGCAGCATCACCCTCAACACCAAGACCGAGCGCGGCAAGGAGATCCTCACCGAGCTGATCCGGCGCTCGGACGTGATGGTCGAGAACTTCGGTCCGGGCGCGGTCGACCGGATGGGCTTCACCTGGGACCGCATCCAGGAGATCAACCCACGGATCGTCTACGCCTCCATCAAGGGGTTCGGCGAGGGCCCGTACACCAACTTCAAGGCGTACGAGGTCGTCGCGCAGGCCATGGGCGGGTCGATGTCGACCACCGGCTTCGAGGACGGGCCGCCGCTGGCGACGGGGGCCCAGATCGGGGACTCGGGCACGGGTGTGCACGCGGTGGCCGGCATCCTCGCCGCCCTCTTCCAGCGGGAGCGCACCGGGCGCGGGCAGCGGGTGAACGTGGCCATGCAGCACGCGGTGCTCAACCTCTGCCGGGTGAAGCTGCGCGACCAGCAGCGCCTGACCCGTGGTCCACTCGCCGAATATCCCAACGAGGACTTCGGCGACGAGGTTCCCCGGTCGGGCAACGCCTCCGGCGGCGGCCAGCCCGGATGGGCCGTCCGGTGCGCGCCCGGCGGCCCGAACGACTACGTGTACGTCATCGTGCAGCCCGTCGGCTGGAAGCCGCTGAGCGAGCTCATCGGCCGGCCCGAGCTGGCCGAGGACCCCGAGTGGGCGACGCCGGAGGCCCGGCTGCCCAAGCTGAACAAGATGTTCCAGCTGATCGAGGAGTGGTCCTCCACGCTGCCCAAGTGGGAGGTGCTGGAGCGGCTGAACGCGCACAACATCCCGTGCGGGCCGATCCTGTCCACCAAGGAGATCATCGAGGACGCCTCGCTGGCCGCCAACGAGATGGTGGTCACCGTCCCGCACCCCGAGCGCGGCGAGTTCGTCACCGTCGGCAGCCCGCTGAAGCTCTCCGACTCGCCCGTGGCCGTGACCTCCTCCCCCCTGCTCGGCGAGCACAACGAAGAGGTCTACGTCGGCGAACTCGGCCTCGGGGACGAGGAGCTGCGCCTGCTCAAGTCGAACGGGGTGATCTGA
- a CDS encoding acetate--CoA ligase family protein, with amino-acid sequence MAEDRTLRVRALLDAVRAEGRTALTAPEGKVIADAYGIAVPGEEVATDVDEAVACAARFGGPVVMKIVSPDIPHKTDAGGVVVGVEGAKDVRAAFCRIVENARAYAPDARIEGVQVQELLPKGQEVIVGAVTDPTFGKVVAFGLGGVLVEVLKDVTFRLAPVDADEALSMLDSIRAAEVLRGVRGQDGVDRWALAEQIRRVSQLVADFPEIAEVDLNPVIATPAGAVAADIRVILSTGARKERRRYAREEILTSMRRLMQPRSVAVIGASNEQGKIGNSVMRNLVDGGFAGEIHPVNPRADDIVGRKAYKSVTDVPGEVDVAVFAIPARFVASALEEVGRKRIPNAVLIPSGFAETGEHALQDEIVAIAERHGIRLLGPNIYGYYSTWQDLCATFCTPYDVKGGVALTSQSGGIGMAILGFARTTKTGVSAIVGLGNKSDLDEDDLLTWFGEDPHTECIAMHLEDLKDGRAFVEAARATVPKKPVVVLKAGRTAAGAKAAGSHTGALAGDDAVYDDILRQAGVIRAPGLNDMLEYARALPVLPAPRGDNVVIITGAGGSGVLLSDAVTDNGLSLMEIPADLDAAFREFIPPFGAAGNPVDITGGEPPSTYEATIRLGLEDPRIHALVLGYWHTIVTPPMVFAELTARVVAEFRERGISKPVVASLAGDVEVEEACQYLFEHGVVAYPYTTEKPVAVLGAKYRWARAAGLLGGGS; translated from the coding sequence ATGGCCGAGGACCGGACGCTCAGGGTGCGCGCGCTGCTGGACGCGGTGCGCGCCGAGGGGCGGACCGCCCTGACCGCGCCCGAGGGCAAGGTGATCGCCGACGCGTACGGGATCGCCGTGCCCGGCGAGGAGGTGGCGACGGACGTCGACGAGGCCGTGGCGTGCGCGGCGCGGTTCGGCGGGCCCGTCGTCATGAAGATCGTGTCGCCGGACATCCCGCACAAGACCGACGCGGGCGGTGTGGTCGTCGGCGTGGAGGGGGCGAAGGACGTACGGGCGGCGTTCTGCCGGATCGTGGAGAACGCGCGGGCGTACGCCCCGGATGCGCGCATCGAGGGCGTGCAGGTGCAGGAGCTGCTGCCGAAGGGGCAGGAGGTCATCGTCGGGGCGGTCACCGACCCGACGTTCGGGAAGGTCGTGGCGTTCGGGCTCGGCGGGGTGCTGGTCGAGGTGCTGAAGGACGTCACGTTCCGGCTGGCGCCGGTCGACGCCGACGAGGCGCTGTCGATGCTGGACTCCATCCGGGCGGCGGAGGTCCTGCGCGGGGTGCGCGGCCAGGACGGCGTGGACCGGTGGGCCCTCGCCGAGCAGATCCGGCGGGTGTCCCAACTGGTCGCGGACTTCCCGGAGATCGCCGAGGTGGACCTCAACCCGGTGATCGCGACGCCGGCCGGCGCGGTCGCCGCCGACATCCGCGTGATCCTGTCCACCGGGGCGCGCAAGGAGCGGCGCCGCTACGCCCGCGAGGAGATCCTCACCTCCATGCGGCGGCTGATGCAGCCGCGTTCGGTGGCGGTGATCGGGGCCTCCAACGAGCAGGGCAAGATCGGCAACTCGGTGATGCGCAACCTGGTCGACGGCGGTTTCGCCGGGGAGATCCACCCGGTAAACCCCCGGGCCGATGACATCGTGGGCCGCAAGGCGTACAAGAGTGTCACCGACGTTCCCGGTGAGGTGGATGTGGCGGTCTTCGCGATCCCCGCCCGGTTCGTCGCCTCGGCGCTGGAAGAGGTGGGGCGCAAGAGGATCCCGAACGCCGTGCTGATCCCCTCCGGCTTCGCGGAGACCGGTGAGCACGCGCTCCAGGACGAGATCGTGGCGATCGCCGAGCGCCACGGCATCCGGCTGCTGGGCCCCAACATCTACGGCTACTACTCGACGTGGCAGGACCTGTGCGCCACGTTCTGCACGCCGTACGACGTCAAGGGCGGGGTCGCGCTGACCAGCCAGTCGGGCGGCATCGGGATGGCGATCCTGGGCTTCGCGCGGACCACCAAGACGGGCGTGTCGGCGATCGTCGGGCTCGGCAACAAGTCGGACCTGGACGAGGACGACCTGCTGACCTGGTTCGGGGAGGACCCGCACACCGAGTGCATCGCGATGCACCTGGAGGACCTCAAGGACGGGCGGGCGTTCGTCGAGGCCGCGCGGGCGACCGTGCCGAAGAAGCCGGTCGTGGTGCTGAAGGCGGGGCGGACGGCGGCGGGCGCGAAGGCCGCGGGCTCGCACACCGGCGCCCTGGCCGGCGACGACGCGGTGTACGACGACATCCTGCGGCAGGCGGGCGTCATCCGGGCGCCGGGTCTGAACGACATGCTGGAGTACGCGCGCGCGTTGCCGGTGCTGCCCGCTCCGCGGGGCGACAACGTGGTGATCATCACCGGGGCGGGCGGCAGCGGGGTGCTGCTGTCGGACGCGGTGACGGACAACGGGCTGTCGCTGATGGAGATCCCGGCCGATCTGGACGCGGCGTTCCGGGAGTTCATCCCGCCGTTCGGGGCCGCGGGCAACCCGGTGGACATCACCGGCGGGGAGCCGCCGTCCACGTACGAGGCGACGATACGGCTGGGGCTGGAGGACCCGCGGATCCACGCGCTGGTGCTCGGCTACTGGCACACCATCGTCACCCCGCCGATGGTGTTCGCCGAGCTGACCGCGCGGGTCGTGGCCGAGTTCCGCGAGCGCGGGATCTCCAAGCCCGTGGTGGCCTCGCTGGCGGGGGACGTGGAGGTCGAGGAGGCGTGCCAGTACCTCTTCGAGCACGGGGTGGTGGCGTACCCGTACACGACGGAGAAGCCGGTGGCCGTGCTCGGTGCGAAGTACCGCTGGGCCAGGGCGGCCGGACTGTTGGGGGGCGGTTCATGA